In Calditrichota bacterium, one genomic interval encodes:
- the ndhC gene encoding NAD(P)H-quinone oxidoreductase subunit 3, giving the protein MVNEWLPIFIFMLITAGVVMVIIVGTQLIGPKRPGKIKLDPYESGVEPVGEARAPFSIRFYIIAMLFIIFDLEVVFFYPWAVIYKSFLSKSSFILIEMIVFIGILLIGYIYAWKKGALEWQ; this is encoded by the coding sequence ATGGTCAACGAATGGCTCCCCATCTTTATTTTTATGCTGATCACAGCCGGCGTGGTTATGGTCATCATTGTCGGAACCCAGTTAATCGGCCCCAAACGCCCGGGTAAAATCAAATTAGATCCCTACGAATCCGGTGTTGAGCCGGTTGGTGAGGCACGAGCCCCCTTTTCAATCCGATTTTACATCATTGCCATGTTGTTTATTATTTTTGATCTGGAAGTGGTGTTTTTTTATCCTTGGGCCGTCATTTACAAAAGTTTCTTGTCGAAGAGCAGCTTTATCCTGATTGAAATGATCGTCTTTATTGGAATTCTTCTCATCGGATACATCTATGCCTGGAAGAAAGGAGCTCTGGAATGGCAGTAG
- a CDS encoding NADH-quinone oxidoreductase subunit B gives MAVESKLGDNILTTTIDKFVNWSRKNSLWPMPFGTACCAIELMATLGPKYDLARFGAEAIRFSPRQSDLMIVAGRVSIKMMPILQKIYRQMSEPKWVISMGACASSGGVFNTYSTIQGIDNFIPVDVYVPGCPPRPETLIDAVLKIQKKIEKERSLSKKRA, from the coding sequence ATGGCAGTAGAGAGCAAGCTGGGTGATAATATTTTAACCACAACCATAGATAAATTTGTAAATTGGTCCCGAAAAAATTCACTCTGGCCGATGCCATTTGGTACGGCCTGTTGTGCCATTGAATTGATGGCTACCCTGGGGCCCAAGTACGATCTGGCTCGTTTCGGAGCCGAAGCCATCCGTTTTTCTCCCCGGCAATCCGACCTCATGATTGTTGCGGGACGCGTCAGCATCAAGATGATGCCAATCCTTCAAAAAATCTACCGCCAAATGTCAGAGCCCAAATGGGTCATCTCAATGGGAGCCTGTGCTTCCTCCGGCGGGGTATTTAATACCTACTCGACCATTCAAGGTATCGACAATTTTATCCCGGTGGATGTGTATGTTCCGGGTTGCCCGCCCCGTCCGGAAACACTGATTGATGCCGTCCTGAAAATTCAAAAAAAGATTGAAAAAGAACGTTCATTAAGCAAAAAACGAGCGTAA
- a CDS encoding NADH-quinone oxidoreductase subunit C — protein sequence MTDTKNRVVEKVKSAFSDQILDVSEALGETTISVKRDKIVDILRFLKEEDDLKFELFIDLCGVDYLEMGGFERFAVVYHLYSMVHNQRIRIKAFVPEGDEKIDSVVSLWAGANWAEREVFDMFGITFNHHPDMRRILCPDDFEGHPLKKDYPLEGTGYRESFLKVTRENAQ from the coding sequence ATGACCGATACAAAAAACCGTGTTGTTGAGAAGGTAAAAAGCGCATTTTCAGATCAAATCCTGGATGTGTCTGAGGCTCTCGGCGAAACGACTATTTCCGTAAAACGCGACAAAATCGTGGACATCCTTCGTTTTCTGAAAGAAGAGGATGATCTTAAATTTGAACTCTTCATAGACCTCTGCGGAGTGGATTATCTGGAGATGGGAGGCTTTGAGCGCTTTGCTGTGGTTTATCATCTGTATTCGATGGTCCACAACCAGCGTATCCGGATAAAAGCCTTTGTTCCTGAGGGGGATGAAAAAATCGACAGTGTGGTTTCGCTCTGGGCCGGGGCCAACTGGGCCGAACGGGAGGTCTTCGACATGTTTGGGATTACGTTTAATCATCATCCCGACATGCGGCGCATTTTGTGTCCCGATGATTTTGAAGGACATCCTTTAAAGAAAGATTATCCGCTGGAAGGAACCGGTTATCGGGAGAGTTTTTTGAAAGTTACTCGAGAAAATGCTCAATAG
- a CDS encoding NADH-quinone oxidoreductase subunit D, with amino-acid sequence MEKSFDALVDEEQFDFEYTPHEEKMLLNFGPSHPATHGTLRLVMELDGEVITKVMPELGYLHHGFEKLGEHRTYNQVVTITDRMNYVSPLNNNFSYILAVEKLFGIEVTERAKYFRILLAELSRISDHLVCIGTQGVDLGAFTPFLYLWKERENIYQMFEIISGTRLTVSYARIGGVPRDRENIPPAFFQKLNAFLATFEDTLDEVERLLTRNKIWLNRTKDVGVISKEDVFQYGLTGPVARASGVEWDIRQAEPYSLYDTVDFEIPVGEVGDVYDRYLVRMEEMRQSTHIIKQALEKMPEGEMNVDPDTKVMLPKKDDVYNTIEGLIHQFEIIMTNRGPRTGKGEAYVPTESPNGELSYYIISNGGNGPYRFRVRPPSFYNYQILPKILEGRLLSDTVAVLSSLNIIAGELDR; translated from the coding sequence ATGGAAAAATCGTTTGACGCTTTAGTTGATGAAGAACAGTTTGATTTTGAATATACGCCCCATGAAGAGAAAATGCTTCTTAACTTTGGGCCGTCTCATCCGGCGACCCACGGTACGCTCCGCCTGGTAATGGAACTGGACGGAGAGGTTATTACCAAAGTGATGCCGGAACTCGGCTATCTGCATCACGGATTTGAAAAACTGGGGGAACATCGCACCTACAATCAGGTAGTGACGATTACCGACCGGATGAATTACGTCTCCCCTTTGAACAACAATTTCAGCTACATCCTGGCCGTGGAAAAGCTCTTCGGCATCGAAGTGACGGAGCGGGCCAAGTATTTCAGGATTCTTCTGGCGGAATTATCCCGAATCAGTGATCATCTGGTTTGTATCGGCACACAGGGTGTCGATCTGGGGGCTTTTACCCCGTTCCTCTACCTGTGGAAAGAGCGCGAAAATATCTACCAAATGTTCGAAATCATCAGCGGCACACGCCTGACGGTTTCGTACGCGCGGATCGGCGGCGTTCCCCGGGATCGGGAAAACATCCCGCCGGCCTTCTTCCAAAAACTGAACGCGTTTCTGGCGACCTTTGAAGATACACTCGATGAAGTAGAGCGCCTGCTTACCCGAAACAAGATCTGGTTGAATCGTACAAAAGATGTGGGCGTGATTTCGAAAGAGGATGTGTTTCAGTACGGGCTTACCGGTCCGGTGGCACGCGCCTCGGGCGTGGAATGGGACATTCGCCAGGCAGAGCCCTATTCTCTTTACGATACGGTCGATTTTGAGATTCCCGTGGGTGAAGTGGGAGATGTGTACGACCGGTATCTGGTCCGCATGGAAGAAATGCGTCAATCCACCCACATTATCAAGCAGGCGTTGGAAAAAATGCCGGAAGGCGAAATGAATGTCGATCCGGACACCAAGGTTATGCTGCCGAAAAAGGACGATGTGTACAATACAATTGAAGGCTTGATTCATCAGTTTGAAATAATTATGACCAATCGGGGTCCTCGTACGGGCAAAGGGGAGGCCTATGTGCCTACCGAATCGCCCAATGGGGAGCTTTCCTATTATATCATCAGTAACGGCGGAAACGGGCCTTATCGCTTCCGTGTACGTCCTCCTTCATTTTATAACTATCAGATTCTACCCAAAATTCTGGAAGGGAGACTGCTTTCAGACACGGTGGCTGTGCTGAGTAGTTTGAATATTATCGCCGGAGAACTGGACAGGTAA
- the nuoE gene encoding NADH-quinone oxidoreductase subunit NuoE encodes MAVEFSEAAKQEFAEILNHYPTKEAAMLPTLHLAKREFGQISPEVMTYISQLLDLHVTRVANVVSFYTLFPREPEGKYVIQVCSTLSCQLMGAETVVDHIKKKLAIDVGETTPDKKFTLKKVECLGSCGTAPVMQINDDYYEQLTVEKIDKILDSLE; translated from the coding sequence ATGGCTGTAGAATTTTCGGAAGCAGCGAAGCAAGAATTTGCAGAAATCTTAAACCATTATCCTACAAAAGAAGCGGCCATGTTACCGACGCTTCACCTCGCGAAACGTGAATTTGGTCAGATTTCTCCCGAAGTGATGACCTACATCAGTCAACTCTTGGATTTACACGTCACGCGGGTGGCCAATGTGGTGAGTTTCTACACGCTTTTCCCCAGAGAACCTGAAGGAAAATATGTGATCCAGGTGTGTTCGACCCTTTCGTGCCAGCTCATGGGAGCCGAAACGGTGGTCGATCACATTAAGAAAAAATTAGCGATTGATGTGGGCGAAACCACCCCGGATAAAAAATTTACTTTGAAAAAGGTAGAGTGCCTTGGTTCCTGCGGAACAGCACCCGTTATGCAAATTAACGACGATTATTACGAGCAATTGACGGTTGAAAAAATCGATAAAATCCTGGATAGTTTAGAGTAA
- the nuoF gene encoding NADH-quinone oxidoreductase subunit NuoF: MSELYFLKNRGNPESKTIDFYLAHGGYEALKKTLKSFEPNDVIEEVKKSGLRGRGGAGFPTGLKWSFVPQDNPNPKYLVCNADESEPGTFKDRYIIEHEPHMLIEGMIISSYAIRSHLAYIYIRGEFVQGARILEEALAEAREKGFLGKNILGSGYDLDIYVHRGGGAYICGEETGLLESLEGKRGWPRLKPPFPAVVGLFKSPTIINNVETLANVPLIMERGGDWYSQLGPNPKNAGIKLYCVSGHVNRPGLFEFEMGMNLKELIYEHAGGIYKGHQLKGVIPGGSSTPVLRPDEIDVSMDYDSLAAIGTMFGSAGTIVMDETTCMVDALYNLERFYAHESCGQCTPCREGTMWMVKLLRRLEHGEGTVEDVDLLADIAGNIMGRTICPLGDAAAMPAKSFVQKFRDEFIEHAKQHKCPVKKDKSIKVTDANA; this comes from the coding sequence ATGAGCGAATTATATTTTCTGAAAAATCGCGGGAATCCGGAATCCAAAACCATTGACTTCTATCTGGCTCACGGCGGATACGAAGCGTTAAAAAAGACGCTTAAGAGTTTTGAACCCAATGATGTCATTGAGGAAGTCAAAAAATCGGGATTGCGCGGACGGGGGGGCGCCGGATTTCCGACCGGATTAAAATGGAGTTTTGTTCCACAGGACAACCCCAACCCAAAATATCTGGTCTGTAATGCCGATGAATCGGAACCGGGAACATTTAAAGACCGCTATATTATTGAGCATGAACCTCACATGCTTATTGAAGGAATGATTATTTCTTCCTACGCCATTCGTTCTCATCTGGCCTATATTTACATCCGCGGCGAGTTTGTTCAGGGAGCCCGGATATTGGAAGAAGCCCTGGCTGAAGCCCGGGAAAAGGGATTTCTGGGCAAAAATATCCTGGGCAGCGGCTACGATTTGGACATCTACGTTCATCGTGGGGGCGGAGCCTACATCTGTGGAGAGGAAACCGGATTGCTGGAATCTCTGGAAGGGAAACGCGGCTGGCCCCGACTCAAACCGCCGTTCCCGGCTGTGGTTGGCCTGTTCAAAAGTCCGACTATTATTAATAATGTAGAAACACTGGCCAATGTTCCTCTGATCATGGAGCGGGGCGGTGACTGGTACTCCCAGTTGGGTCCAAATCCCAAAAATGCCGGAATTAAGCTCTATTGTGTCTCCGGGCACGTGAATCGCCCCGGGCTGTTTGAGTTCGAAATGGGAATGAATTTGAAAGAACTCATTTATGAACATGCCGGTGGCATTTACAAGGGCCATCAATTAAAAGGCGTGATTCCGGGCGGATCGTCCACACCGGTTCTGCGTCCCGACGAAATTGATGTGTCGATGGATTACGATTCGCTTGCGGCTATCGGCACCATGTTCGGCTCTGCGGGAACCATCGTCATGGATGAAACCACCTGCATGGTGGATGCACTTTACAACCTTGAGCGATTTTACGCCCACGAGTCCTGCGGACAGTGTACGCCCTGCCGCGAGGGGACCATGTGGATGGTGAAGCTGCTGCGCCGGTTGGAGCATGGTGAGGGGACGGTTGAAGATGTGGATCTACTGGCCGATATTGCCGGCAATATTATGGGGCGAACCATTTGTCCGCTTGGGGACGCCGCCGCGATGCCTGCAAAAAGTTTTGTGCAAAAGTTCAGAGATGAATTCATTGAACACGCCAAGCAACATAAATGTCCAGTTAAAAAAGATAAGAGTATAAAGGTTACCGATGCCAACGCTTAA
- a CDS encoding molybdopterin-dependent oxidoreductase encodes MPTLKIDGKEITVKPGMSVLQAAKKLGIEIPHYCYHPALSIAGSCRMCLVEIEGHRKLETACSTMAADGMVVHTDTPAVQKARKDVLEFLLINHPLDCPVCDKAGECYLQDYDYTYGTAHSRFRKEDKRVRPTKELGGNIHYVTNRCIMCTRCVRFYKDVVGDEYLFVENRGYKSEISVFPGKELHTKMDGNITEICPVGALLDKDFIYQARVWHLDHTKSVCPGCSAGCNVDLQTQNNKIYRTRSRQNMEVNEFWICDDGRYLFHKYEDLTRVESPLKRAGDKLNVTSWDEALSIVHDRLALIKKSDGAKFIGAVGSVFASNEENYLLKKIVKDEIGSTNLFVYAPVPEGEDLSFKSGFTIYADKSPNRKGAELIFGKLNTDFWKAIEKGDIKALYVLNADVDFKLTDAQKKSLKKLEFLAVQDFYMSDIAKLAHVVLPGTYFAEKTGTFTNHSGRVQRFSKALQSPGQSKEDWAILVELGKRFNPDWKMASASDVMNDLAENEKAFKGLSYFKLGDQGIQIA; translated from the coding sequence ATGCCAACGCTTAAGATAGACGGTAAGGAAATTACTGTAAAACCCGGTATGTCTGTACTTCAGGCTGCAAAGAAACTGGGAATTGAAATTCCGCATTATTGTTATCACCCGGCATTGAGCATTGCCGGAAGCTGCCGTATGTGCCTGGTTGAAATTGAGGGACACCGCAAGCTGGAAACGGCCTGTTCCACCATGGCTGCCGACGGAATGGTTGTGCATACGGATACGCCGGCCGTTCAAAAAGCGCGGAAAGATGTTCTGGAATTTTTGTTGATTAACCATCCGTTGGATTGCCCTGTTTGTGACAAGGCCGGTGAGTGCTACCTTCAGGATTATGATTACACCTACGGAACGGCCCACAGCCGATTTCGCAAAGAGGACAAGCGTGTTCGCCCGACGAAGGAATTGGGGGGAAATATCCACTATGTAACGAATCGGTGCATTATGTGTACCCGGTGCGTTCGCTTTTACAAGGATGTGGTGGGAGATGAATATCTCTTCGTGGAAAACCGGGGTTACAAAAGCGAAATCTCTGTTTTTCCGGGCAAGGAACTTCACACGAAGATGGACGGCAATATTACGGAGATTTGCCCGGTGGGAGCCCTCCTGGATAAGGATTTTATTTATCAGGCCCGGGTGTGGCATCTGGATCACACAAAAAGTGTTTGTCCGGGATGCAGTGCCGGTTGCAATGTTGATCTTCAAACGCAAAATAACAAAATCTATCGGACGCGGAGCCGTCAAAATATGGAGGTTAATGAATTTTGGATTTGCGACGACGGCCGGTATCTGTTCCATAAATATGAAGATTTAACGCGTGTGGAATCACCGCTTAAACGGGCCGGTGATAAATTGAATGTCACCAGTTGGGATGAAGCCCTTTCAATTGTTCATGACAGGCTGGCGCTCATTAAGAAATCGGACGGAGCCAAATTTATTGGAGCCGTGGGATCGGTTTTTGCTTCCAACGAGGAGAATTATCTTTTAAAGAAAATAGTCAAAGATGAAATCGGAAGCACCAATTTGTTTGTGTATGCGCCTGTCCCCGAAGGCGAGGATCTAAGCTTCAAGAGTGGATTTACCATTTACGCCGATAAAAGTCCCAATCGCAAAGGGGCCGAACTCATTTTCGGAAAATTAAACACCGATTTCTGGAAGGCCATTGAAAAGGGGGACATCAAAGCACTGTATGTTTTGAATGCCGATGTCGATTTCAAACTCACGGATGCTCAAAAGAAAAGCCTGAAAAAGCTGGAGTTTTTGGCGGTCCAGGATTTTTATATGTCGGATATAGCCAAACTGGCTCACGTGGTACTGCCGGGGACCTATTTTGCCGAAAAAACAGGAACCTTTACCAATCACTCCGGGCGTGTTCAGCGATTTTCCAAAGCCCTTCAATCTCCGGGGCAGTCCAAAGAGGATTGGGCCATTTTGGTTGAATTGGGCAAACGCTTTAATCCGGACTGGAAAATGGCCTCGGCGTCGGATGTCATGAATGACCTGGCGGAAAATGAAAAGGCCTTTAAGGGACTGTCCTATTTCAAATTAGGGGACCAGGGCATTCAGATTGCTTAG
- the nuoH gene encoding NADH-quinone oxidoreductase subunit NuoH, producing MTQTGNIILDVVIIVVKIAIVFGVNFTILAYLTLAERRVSAFMQDRLGPNRVGPQGLFQPIADGVKFFTKEDIIPAKSDKFLYLLAPAVVFFPAFLTYAIIPVGPTFSAWGHSFQMQIANLNIGILYIFALTSFVVYGIVLAGWSSNSKYPLMGGLRSGAQMISYELSLGLSIIGILMIVGSLRLSDIVTYQNNLLWGVLPRWGVVLQPLGFIIFLIASFAESNRLPFDLPEAEPELVGGYHTEYGSMKFALFFLGEYAGLITSSALIATLFFGGWDFPWVNESALGAWGVVLGMIAFAVKTGFFLFFYLWIRWTLPRFRYDQLMRIGWKSLLPLALVNIVITAIVMVFFV from the coding sequence ATGACGCAGACAGGGAACATTATTTTAGATGTTGTCATTATTGTTGTAAAAATAGCCATTGTTTTTGGAGTAAACTTTACGATTCTGGCCTATTTGACCTTGGCAGAACGACGTGTCAGCGCCTTTATGCAAGATCGGCTGGGTCCCAATCGGGTGGGGCCTCAGGGCCTGTTTCAACCCATTGCCGACGGCGTGAAATTTTTTACCAAAGAAGATATTATCCCTGCCAAATCGGATAAATTCCTCTATCTGCTGGCACCTGCGGTGGTCTTTTTCCCGGCTTTTCTGACGTATGCGATTATTCCGGTAGGCCCTACATTTTCGGCCTGGGGCCATTCGTTTCAAATGCAGATTGCCAATCTGAATATTGGTATTCTTTACATTTTTGCATTAACCTCCTTTGTGGTGTATGGAATCGTTCTGGCAGGCTGGTCATCAAACAGCAAATATCCCCTCATGGGAGGGTTGAGATCAGGCGCACAGATGATCAGCTACGAGCTTTCGCTGGGTTTATCCATCATCGGCATCTTGATGATTGTCGGCTCACTTCGTCTGAGTGATATTGTGACCTATCAGAATAATCTGTTGTGGGGGGTCTTGCCTCGGTGGGGAGTTGTTTTGCAGCCCCTTGGGTTCATTATTTTTTTGATTGCGTCCTTTGCAGAGAGCAACCGCCTTCCGTTCGATTTGCCGGAAGCGGAGCCCGAGCTGGTGGGCGGATACCACACCGAATACGGCAGTATGAAATTTGCCCTTTTCTTTTTGGGCGAATATGCCGGTTTAATCACCTCGTCGGCACTGATTGCCACCCTGTTTTTTGGCGGATGGGATTTCCCGTGGGTCAATGAAAGCGCGTTGGGAGCCTGGGGAGTGGTGCTCGGAATGATTGCATTTGCCGTAAAAACGGGCTTTTTCTTGTTTTTCTATCTCTGGATTCGCTGGACGCTCCCCCGGTTTCGGTACGATCAATTGATGCGAATCGGGTGGAAGTCTCTTCTGCCACTGGCATTGGTAAATATTGTTATTACGGCAATTGTGATGGTTTTCTTTGTGTAG
- a CDS encoding NADH-quinone oxidoreductase subunit I, whose amino-acid sequence MKVKRVKRVTIKPTLWDSLYIPAILSGLTITFGHLFKKHITLEYPDEKWFPPPGHRGAIRLNRDEQGREKCVACEMCATACPAHAISMQGGAAPWDDREKYPVWYKIDMLRCILCGMCQEACPEDAIELTEIYDFADYSRESLIWDKERLLKNYDLTKDGNYYKRQLEENKKR is encoded by the coding sequence ATGAAGGTAAAAAGAGTAAAACGCGTTACCATAAAACCCACCCTTTGGGATTCGTTATATATTCCAGCCATTTTGAGCGGCCTGACCATTACATTTGGGCATTTGTTCAAGAAACACATTACGCTGGAATATCCGGATGAAAAGTGGTTCCCGCCGCCCGGGCATCGGGGCGCCATTCGTTTGAACCGGGATGAACAGGGTCGGGAAAAATGTGTAGCCTGCGAAATGTGCGCCACGGCCTGTCCCGCACATGCCATTTCCATGCAAGGCGGTGCAGCTCCCTGGGATGATCGGGAAAAATATCCGGTCTGGTATAAAATTGATATGCTGCGGTGCATTTTGTGTGGAATGTGTCAGGAGGCCTGCCCGGAAGATGCCATCGAATTGACCGAAATTTACGATTTTGCCGATTATTCCCGTGAAAGTCTCATCTGGGACAAGGAACGACTCCTGAAAAATTACGACCTGACCAAAGATGGAAATTATTACAAGCGACAATTGGAAGAAAATAAAAAAAGGTAA
- a CDS encoding NADH-quinone oxidoreductase subunit J, which translates to MMVTVLLYLFGILAILSALGMIFHKNPVYSALFLIVTFISLASIYALLGAQFLSIIQVMVYAGAIMVLFMFVIMLLNLRSEIRLPIGRPAQVFFGILFGILLLLESFLVLKSGTLSGAIGNFPQSRIDSIGSVQAIGNLLFTKYLFPFELASILLLVGMIGAIVLGRKKLPKES; encoded by the coding sequence ATCATGGTCACCGTTCTTCTTTATCTTTTTGGAATATTAGCCATTCTCTCGGCTCTGGGAATGATTTTTCATAAAAATCCGGTTTACAGTGCCCTGTTTTTAATTGTAACGTTTATTAGTCTGGCCTCTATTTACGCACTTTTAGGGGCTCAGTTTTTGTCCATTATTCAGGTGATGGTTTATGCCGGTGCGATTATGGTTCTGTTTATGTTCGTCATCATGTTGCTGAACCTGCGCAGCGAAATCCGGCTGCCCATCGGACGCCCCGCACAGGTGTTTTTTGGAATCTTGTTCGGAATTCTGCTGCTTTTGGAAAGCTTCCTGGTTTTGAAATCGGGCACCCTATCCGGAGCCATTGGAAATTTCCCCCAATCCCGGATCGATTCCATTGGCAGTGTGCAGGCGATTGGAAACCTGCTCTTTACAAAATATCTGTTTCCATTTGAGCTGGCATCCATTCTGCTTCTTGTAGGCATGATTGGAGCCATCGTGCTGGGTCGGAAAAAATTACCAAAGGAATCCTGA
- the nuoK gene encoding NADH-quinone oxidoreductase subunit NuoK, producing the protein MVPISNLLILAAILFAIGVIGVLIRRNAIVIFMSIELMLNSVNLTLVVLAKQLQSLDGQIFMLFVMTVAAAEVAVGLALIISAYRLRATVHVDEINLLRG; encoded by the coding sequence ATGGTACCAATATCCAATCTTTTGATTTTGGCAGCAATTTTATTTGCCATCGGCGTGATTGGCGTTCTCATTCGCCGGAATGCCATTGTGATTTTTATGTCCATCGAGCTCATGTTGAATTCAGTCAATCTGACCTTGGTTGTTCTGGCGAAACAGCTCCAATCGCTGGATGGGCAGATCTTTATGCTTTTTGTGATGACGGTTGCCGCAGCCGAGGTTGCCGTGGGGCTCGCGTTGATTATCTCAGCCTACCGATTACGGGCAACCGTGCATGTGGATGAGATTAATCTGCTGCGGGGATAA
- the nuoL gene encoding NADH-quinone oxidoreductase subunit L gives MSEWIWLVPLFPLIGVIINGLFGKYIGRKIVGIIGSTMIGLSFAVACLIFIDMLKLPPEHRVATKTLYNWIVAGNFTAQISFLVDQLSIIMMLVVTGVSFVIHIYSIGYMHGDRGFNRFFTYLNLFVFSMLLLITADNFLMMFVGWEGVGLCSYLLIGFWYEDNYNAYAGRKAFVVNRIGDFGFLIGIFLIFVTFHTLNFHDVFSAAAARYSIGAPVITIITSLLFIGAMGKSAQIPLYVWLPDAMAGPTPVSALIHAATMVTAGVYMVARTNILYTLAPISMGLVAVIGVTTAFFAATIGMTQFDIKRVLAYSTISQLGYMFVAVGVGAFAAGIFHLMTHAFFKALLFMGAGSVMHAMSNNTDMRMMGGLKKKMPITYWTFLAATLAISGIPGFSGFFSKDEILWQSFSSPYGNFWIWLVGVITAGLTAFYMFRAVYMTFHGELRAEKEIAEHVHESPSVMTIPLIILGVLSVIGGYVGIPKILGGGNGFEHFLDPVFEKSLALRQAAGLVPRVTEESAHGLEWSLMALTLVVVLVGIGFAYLMYLKKPELPKIWAQKIKYVYELVFNKYYVDEIYETLIVNPIAAISKSFLWKFVDVKIIDGIVNGTGYVARGTGRVVRRWQTGFVQNYALSFVIGVVILVFYIIFM, from the coding sequence ATGTCGGAATGGATTTGGTTAGTCCCTTTGTTTCCGCTGATTGGTGTGATTATAAACGGTTTGTTTGGGAAATACATCGGGCGTAAAATTGTCGGTATTATTGGCAGTACCATGATCGGGCTGTCCTTTGCCGTAGCCTGCCTAATTTTTATTGATATGTTGAAACTCCCGCCGGAACACCGCGTGGCTACAAAAACACTGTACAATTGGATTGTTGCCGGTAATTTTACAGCCCAGATCTCTTTCCTGGTTGATCAGCTTTCCATTATCATGATGTTGGTGGTCACGGGCGTTTCCTTTGTTATTCACATTTATTCCATTGGCTACATGCACGGTGACCGGGGATTCAACCGGTTCTTTACCTATTTGAATTTATTCGTTTTCTCCATGCTGTTGCTGATTACGGCCGATAACTTTCTGATGATGTTTGTGGGTTGGGAAGGTGTCGGGCTGTGTTCGTATTTGTTGATTGGTTTCTGGTACGAGGATAATTACAATGCCTACGCCGGACGCAAGGCGTTCGTGGTCAACCGAATCGGTGATTTTGGTTTTCTGATTGGCATCTTCTTGATTTTTGTTACATTTCATACACTCAATTTTCACGATGTTTTCAGTGCGGCTGCTGCAAGATATTCCATTGGTGCTCCCGTTATTACAATCATCACCTCACTTTTGTTTATCGGAGCGATGGGAAAATCGGCGCAAATTCCGCTGTACGTATGGTTGCCCGATGCCATGGCGGGTCCAACGCCCGTCTCGGCTTTAATCCATGCAGCAACCATGGTGACAGCCGGCGTTTACATGGTGGCCCGGACCAATATCTTGTACACACTGGCCCCGATTTCCATGGGACTGGTCGCCGTTATCGGGGTTACAACGGCCTTCTTTGCTGCAACCATCGGCATGACCCAGTTCGATATTAAACGCGTACTGGCCTATTCAACCATCAGCCAGTTAGGGTACATGTTTGTGGCTGTGGGCGTGGGCGCATTTGCAGCAGGTATTTTCCACCTGATGACTCACGCCTTTTTTAAAGCCCTTTTGTTTATGGGAGCCGGCAGCGTGATGCACGCCATGTCCAATAACACGGACATGCGCATGATGGGGGGGCTGAAAAAGAAAATGCCGATTACCTATTGGACATTTTTGGCGGCCACTCTGGCTATTTCGGGTATTCCCGGGTTCTCCGGATTCTTCTCGAAAGATGAGATCCTGTGGCAGTCTTTCTCCAGTCCCTACGGAAATTTCTGGATTTGGTTAGTGGGTGTTATCACGGCCGGGCTGACGGCATTTTACATGTTCCGTGCCGTTTACATGACCTTTCACGGAGAGCTTCGTGCCGAAAAAGAGATCGCCGAACACGTGCATGAGTCCCCATCTGTCATGACCATTCCTCTGATCATTTTGGGAGTGTTGTCCGTCATTGGCGGATATGTGGGCATTCCAAAGATTCTTGGGGGAGGCAATGGCTTTGAGCACTTTCTGGATCCGGTTTTTGAAAAAAGTCTGGCCCTTCGGCAGGCAGCCGGATTGGTTCCCCGTGTAACCGAAGAAAGCGCTCACGGACTGGAATGGTCTTTAATGGCATTAACACTGGTCGTTGTTCTGGTGGGCATTGGGTTCGCCTACCTGATGTATTTGAAAAAACCGGAATTACCGAAGATTTGGGCACAAAAGATCAAATATGTGTACGAGTTGGTGTTCAATAAATACTACGTGGACGAAATCTACGAAACCCTCATTGTTAATCCGATTGCGGCCATTTCGAAGAGTTTTCTCTGGAAGTTTGTGGATGTTAAGATCATCGACGGAATCGTCAACGGCACGGGATATGTTGCAAGAGGAACAGGCCGTGTCGTGCGAAGATGGCAAACGGGTTTTGTGCAAAATTATGCACTATCTTTTGTAATTGGTGTGGTTATTCTGGTGTTCTACATTATTTTCATGTAA